In a single window of the Rhineura floridana isolate rRhiFlo1 chromosome 3, rRhiFlo1.hap2, whole genome shotgun sequence genome:
- the LOC133381887 gene encoding HLA class II histocompatibility antigen, DR alpha chain-like, protein MMGTRGALCLWGCLWAVLTLPRAGALTVEDTLVELDFFQESFPSEQKSGEFLLEFNDEEILHVDWAQKQNVWRLPDFQRFTDFEVQGALANIAVMKNNMQVLIQRSNRTRAQNVAPSTTVYPEDPVELGDPNVLICFVDRFSPPVLNITWLKNNEVVSQGVEETDFYPSVDNTFRKFSYLPFIPEQGDFYVCQVEHWGLPEGRTEKIWHSKAPSPIPETMENVLCALGLAVGILGIVAGTILFFKAMRMNEGSVRRGRR, encoded by the exons ATGATGGGCACAAGAGGAGCCCTTTGCCTCTGGGGGTGCCTCTGGGCCGTCCTCACCCTGCCGCGGGCCGGAGCCCTCACAG tggAGGACACGCTGGTGGAGCTGGACTTCTTCCAGGAGAGCTTCCCTTCGGAGCAGAAGTCTGGCGAGTTCCTGCTGGAGTTCAATGATGAGGAGatcctgcacgtggactgggccCAGAAGCAGAACGTCTGGAGGCTGCCGGACTTCCAGCGCTTCACCGACTTTGAGGTGCAGGGGGCCCTGGCCAACATTGCCGTCATGAAGAACAACATGCAGGTCCTCATCCAGCGCAGCAACCGCACCCGCGCCCAGAACG TGGCTCCTTCGACAACCGTGTACCCGGAAGACCCCGTGGAACTGGGGGACCCCAACGTCCTCATCTGCTTCGTGGACCGCTTCTCTCCCCCGGTGCTGAACATCACCTGGCTGAAGAACAACGAGGTGGTCTCGCAGGGCGTGGAGGAGACGGACTTCTACCCCAGCGTGGACAACACCTTCCGCAAGTTCTCCTACCTCCCCTTCATCCCGGAGCAGGGGGACTTCTACGTCTGCCAAGTGGAGCACTGGGGACTCCCCGAGGGGAGGACGGAGAAGATATGGC ATTCCAAGGCTCCATCTCCCATCCCTGAGACGATGGAGAATGTGCTCTGTGCCCTGGGCTTGGCCGTTGGCATTCTGGGCATCGTCGCTGGCACCATCCTCTTCTTCAAGGCCATGAGGATGAACGAGGGCAGCGTTCGCAGGGGCCGCAG ATGA